Part of the Halorhabdus utahensis DSM 12940 genome, AAAGACGAACAGCCCCCACCGATCGCCAAAGACCCCGCGTTCCAGTCGTCGGCCGGCGTGAGCGAGGCGTCGGTACCGCCGTCCCCACGGTTGGTTCCGGTCGAAGAGTCGGAGTGACGTTCCGTCACTGGTCATCGGACCACCTCGATAGAGACATTGTGGCGATCGAGAACCCGGACCGACTCGCCGATCCGGACCGAAACGTCGAGGACACCACGGTAGGAGTCAGCGCCGATCCGATCGGGGGCCAGCGAATGCGAATCGATCGTCATTGTCACAGAACCTGTATTCGAAGGCGAAAGAAAGTACGTCGCGGAGTGAGTGAGACCGAGTTCCGGGACCTCAAGCGTATAGACGACCAAAGGCTGGCCGCTGACGGCCTCGACGTCGAGCGTCGCCGGTGGGATCGACAGGGCGTACGCGTCCGCACCGAACCCGCCTTTCTCGAGTGAACCGGTATCGGGCAGCGTCTCGACGGTTGCGTCGATCGCTCCCTCGCCGAGATCCGGTCCGACCGATGCCGCCGGCGAGGCCGTGAAGTCGACGCCAACGAGCGGACCCGAAAGTACCGAGATACCGACGATCACCGTCAGACTCGCGACGACAGCCACACGGGACCCATCCATCGTGGGTGAATGTGTCGAACACTGAGTTAAACCCGTTGCTCTGTGCCAGCCACAGGCAGAGCCACTGGCGTCTCACTAGCGTGGGTGAACGGTAGGCTCGACGGGTGCAGTCGGGGTATTTGAGAAGGGTTAAGTCGCCCCTCACAGGAACTGTGAGGTGTGCAATCACCGAGTCAGAGCGTCCTCCTCGTCGTGCTGGCGTTGCCGTTTCTGGCCGCAGCGGTCGCGCCGCTGGTCTATCGCCTGGTTGGCGAGCGCGTCGCCTACTTCGGAGCGGCGGTCGCAGCACTCGCCTTCGGGCTGATCGGCACCCAGTACGGGGCTGAGGGGGTCGTCTCGATACCGTGGATCCCATCGCTTGACGTTTCGCTCGCACTGTACGTCGATGGCCTCTCGCTGTTGCTCGGGTTCGTCGTCAGCGGGATCGGTATCCTGATTTTCACCTATTCGGGCGGATACATGCACGACGAACCGGGGAAAGCGAAGTTCTACACGACGTTGCTCGTGTTCATGGGCGCGATGCTCGGGGTCGCCTTCGCCGCCGACCTCCTCGCGCTGTTCGTCTTCTGGGAACTCACGAGCGTCTCGTCGTTCATCCTGATCGGCCACTACCAGGACGATCCAGACTCCCAATACGCCGCCCGGAAGGCAATGATCATCACGGTCGCCGGCGGGCTGTTCTTGCTCATCGCCTTCCTCCTGTTGCATACCGTCTCAGCAGACGTCATGGGGACGGCGACGTTCCGGCTGGCCGGCGAGGGCTCGATGATCGAAAACGCCGGGGCGATGCGGGAGAGACTTCGGTCGGCGGGACTGTTCGTGCCAGTTCTGGCGCTGCTCGCGGTCGGTGCCGCGGCCAAATCCGCGCAGGTGCCGCTGCACATCTGGCTGCCCAACGCCATGGAGGCCCCGACACCGGTCTCGGCCTTTCTCCACTCGGCGACGATGGTCAAAGCCGGCGTGTATCTCATCGGCCGGTTCCGGCCGCTGCTTGGCTCGACCGAGTGGGAACTCCTGTTTGCCGGCCTCGGCCTGCTGACGATGACCGTCGGCGCGATGCTCGCGATCAAAGCCGACGATATCAAGGAACTGCTCGCGTATTCGACGGCCTCGCATCTCGGGCTGATCGTCGCCGGGTTCGGCATACAGTACAAATACGGTGCAGAGACAGGCGCGTTCCACATCCTGAATCACGCGCTGTTCAAGGCGGCGCTGTTCCTCGTCGCGGGGATCGTCGCCCACGAGGCCGGCAGTCGGCTGCTGTCGGAACTCGGCGGCCTCTGGCGTGACCTCCCGATCACCGCCGCCGTGGCCGTCGTGGCGGCCCTCGGCATGGCCGGCCTCCCGCCGTTCAACGGTTTCTACTCCAAGGAACTGCTGTTCGAGGCGACCTTCCACGCCGCCGAGCACGCAGGTGGGCTGTGGTGGCTACTTCCGGTCGTCGCGGTCTTCGGGAGTATCTTCACGTTCCTGTATTCGATCAAGTTCCTCTCGCTGTTCTTCGGCGACCGGCCGGACGCCCTCGAGCACGTCCACTCGCCGCCCCTGCCGATGCTCGCGCCGCCGGTCATCCTCGCCACGCTGGCGGGTGTGATCGGCCTCGGCGGTATCGGTGGGACACTCGGCATGCACTTTGATCCGCTCGAAGATTTCGTCGAACGGGTCATCGTGGCCGCCGGTGTCGAGGATCCACACTTCGGGTACTATCTTCCCACCTCACTCACGCCGGCCGCGGGCATGAGTGCGGTCACGATCGGAGTCGGCGTGGTCGCCTATCCCTACTACGATCGGCTCGCGGCCGTGGTCGATCGGCTGGCGTCGATCAAGCCGCTGTCGCCGAACTGGTACTACGACGGGCTCGTCGGCTGGCTCGATCAAACGACGGTCGTCACCGAGCGCATCCATACCGGGCGGATTCGGACGTACGCGAGCTGGCTCATGCTCGGCGTCGCCGCACTGGCGGTCGGTGGCTACGTCGCTGCCGGGATCGTCCTGCCGGCGCTGTCCTCGATCACGCTGGCTGCCCCGATCGTCATCGTGCTTGGCGTCGCCGTCGTGGCGGCACTGGCCGTGACGATCGCACCCTCACATGTCGCCGGCGTCCTGACGCTGTCGATCCTCGGGTTCATGGTCGCCATCTTCTACATCCTGGCGAACGCGCCGGATCTGGCGCTGACTCAGCTCGTCATCGAGACGCTCGTGCTCGTCCTGTTCCTGCTCGTGTTGAACAAGTTGCCGGCGTTCTACGGCGATCTGAAACGCCGCCAGATAGTCACGGACACCATCATCTCGGGGGTCGTCGGCGTGACTGTCTTCCTGACGGTGCTCGTCTCGACGGCCGCAACGCCGGGGAAGCCGATCTACACGTACTTCCTCGAACGCGGTGGGGTCCCCACAGAGCACGGCCAGTGGTTGCTCGAGTGGGGTGGCGGAAGCAACATCGTGAACGTCATCCTCGTCGACTTCCGGGCCTTCGATACGATGGGGGAAATATCCGTCGTCGCCATGGCTGCGCTCTCGATCATTACGATGATCGCGATGCGGCAACGAGGTGAGACACAATGAGTGGTGAGTCGACCCCGACAACGACCGATGCGGAGACAGCAGTCCCGCAGGTGACCGACGGGGATACGACAGTCATCGCACGGACGGTCGTCCGCATCGTCGTCCCGATCATCCTGCTGGTGGCGATCGCGCTCCTGCTCCAGGGACACAACCAGCCCGGTGGTGGCTTCATCGCGGGCGTGTTGACGACGACGGGGATCGCGCTCGTGTACATCATCTACGGGTTGCATTACGTCGAGGACAACCTGTTGTCGGGGACGATACTGCCGCGGTCGTTCCCGCTGGACGTCGGTGACACTGGCTCTGAAAGTTCCGCGTCGATCACCAAGGAGTTCGGCGAGGTGTTCACGATCGGGCTGATTATTGCGGCCGGTGGCGGCGTGGCCGCGATGGCGTTGGGATATCCATTCCTCACACAGGCCGTGGTCTTCCTCGAACACCTCCCAATCTACGGCGAGGTCGAGATCGCAAGCGCGCTCGTCTTCGACCTGGGCGTCTACGTCGTGGTCGTCGGTGGCCTCCTCACGATCCTCGCGGTGGTGGGTAACGAATGATCGAGACACTGCTTTCAGCATCCGGCGGGGCGACGAGCGGTGGCGAGCCACAGATCATTCTGGCCGTCGTGCTCGGCCTCCTGTTCGCGCTGGGGACGTTCCTGATCCTCCGGCGCGACGTCGTCCGGGTCGTCTGGGGCGTCTCGATCATCAGCCAGGCGGCGAACGTCTACCTGGTGACGATGGGCGGCCTCCGTGGCAGCGTCCCGATCGTGAGCCACGGCGGTGGCGGTCACGGAACGCCGACGGACCCGCTGGTCCAGGCCCTCGTCCTGACGGCGATCGTCATCGGCTTCGGGACGACCGCCTTCGCGCTCGTGTTGACGCTCAGAGTCTATGAGGAACATGGGACGATCGATCTCTCGGAGGTGAGTGAATAATGGCGCTTGCACACGTCGTCGTGGCACCGCTCGTGATCACGCTGGTAACGGCGATTCTGACGCTGTTGACGAGACGCTACGGCAGACTCCAGCGCGCGATCAGTCTGCTGGGCATCGGTGGCTACGTTCTGGCTGTCGGGGCCATCGCCAGTCGGGTCTTTTCGATCGGCGTGCTCACCGGAGCAAGCGGGGAGACGACGACGCTGACCTATCAGCTGTCGGACTGGGGAGCGCCCTTCGGCATCTCGCTGGTGGCCGACGCACTCTCGGCGTTCATGCTCGTGCTCGCGGCGATCGTCTCGGTCGCTGCGCTGGTGTTCTCAGCACGGTACGTCACCGAGTACGGCCAGCGCGTCGCCTACCATTCGCTATTTCACTTCATGCTGACGGGTGTCACCGGAGCGTTCCTGACCGGCGACATCTTCAACCTCTTCGTGTGGTTCGAGGTCATGCTCATGCCGAGTTACGTCCTCGTCGTCTTCTACGGACGCAGCGAGCACACCCGCGCGGCGCTGCAGTACACGGTGCTCAACCTCCTGGGCAGTGCGCTCATGCTGGTGTCGATTGGCGGGCTCTACGCGACGACGGGGACACTCAACATGGCGGATATGTCACGCCGCCTCACCCACGCGAGTCAGTACGGCATCGATCCCGCGCCAGTACTGGGGTTGAGTGCGATCCTGCTCGCGGTCTTCGCGCTCAAGGCCGGCATCGTTCCGTTCCAGTTCTGGGTGCCGGCCGCCTACAAGGCCGCACCGGCTCCGATCTCGGCCATGCTCGCCGGCGTCACGAAGAAGGTCGGCGTCTACGCGATCGTTCGGCTGGTGTTTACCGTGCTGGGCGGTGCCAGCCTCGACAGCGCGCTCGGACTCGGGCTCTCGGGGTCGGCCTTCAGCGACTTCCTGGGTCCCGTCCTGTTCATCATGGCCGTCGGGAGTATCTTCGTCGGGGGGCTCGGTGCCGTCTCACGCAATGACCTCGATGGCGTCCTCGCGTATTCGAGCATCGGGCAGGTCGGGTTCATCGTCCTCGCCATCGCGCTCGCCGCGGGGACTGACGGACCAATCAGGATAGTCTCGCTGATCGCCGTGCTCGTCTACTCGCTGAACCACGCGATCGCGAAGTCGCTGCTGTTCCTGATCAGCGGGGTGATCCAGGAGAGCGTCGGCTCAACCCGGTTCAGTGCGGTGGGTGGCCTCGCCTCTCGGCGGCCGATTCTCGCCGGGTCGTTCTTCCTGGGCGCACTCGCGATGATCGGCATCCCGCCGTTGACCGGGTTCTTCGGAAAACTCCTCGTGTTCGATTCGGCTGGCCGGGCACTCGAAGCGGGCGTTCCGTTCGCCGAACTCGCACTCGGGGCCGCACTCCTCGGAGCGATCCTGACGATCATCTACATGTCCCGTGCCTGGAGTCAGGTGTTCTGGGGGAGCCAGACCGAGCCAGTCGCCCACGCCTATCGGCCGACGACGCTCGTCGCGATCGTCGCCGGGTTCTCGCTGCTGGTCGTCGTACTGGGCGTCGGGTTCGATCCGGTCTATCGAGTGGCGGAGACAGCCGCGAACGCGGCCATGGACCACGCCGGCTACGTTGATGCCGTGGGTCCGGAGGTGGGACAATGAGACGCTGGCCCGTCATCGGCGCAGCGCTTGCAGTCCTGTGGCTGTTCGTCAACGGCGTCGAACCAGCCCCCATGCCACTCGCCGGCGCGGCGCTCTCCGGCCTCGCCGTCGGGATGCC contains:
- the mbhE gene encoding hydrogen gas-evolving membrane-bound hydrogenase subunit E, with the translated sequence MQSPSQSVLLVVLALPFLAAAVAPLVYRLVGERVAYFGAAVAALAFGLIGTQYGAEGVVSIPWIPSLDVSLALYVDGLSLLLGFVVSGIGILIFTYSGGYMHDEPGKAKFYTTLLVFMGAMLGVAFAADLLALFVFWELTSVSSFILIGHYQDDPDSQYAARKAMIITVAGGLFLLIAFLLLHTVSADVMGTATFRLAGEGSMIENAGAMRERLRSAGLFVPVLALLAVGAAAKSAQVPLHIWLPNAMEAPTPVSAFLHSATMVKAGVYLIGRFRPLLGSTEWELLFAGLGLLTMTVGAMLAIKADDIKELLAYSTASHLGLIVAGFGIQYKYGAETGAFHILNHALFKAALFLVAGIVAHEAGSRLLSELGGLWRDLPITAAVAVVAALGMAGLPPFNGFYSKELLFEATFHAAEHAGGLWWLLPVVAVFGSIFTFLYSIKFLSLFFGDRPDALEHVHSPPLPMLAPPVILATLAGVIGLGGIGGTLGMHFDPLEDFVERVIVAAGVEDPHFGYYLPTSLTPAAGMSAVTIGVGVVAYPYYDRLAAVVDRLASIKPLSPNWYYDGLVGWLDQTTVVTERIHTGRIRTYASWLMLGVAALAVGGYVAAGIVLPALSSITLAAPIVIVLGVAVVAALAVTIAPSHVAGVLTLSILGFMVAIFYILANAPDLALTQLVIETLVLVLFLLVLNKLPAFYGDLKRRQIVTDTIISGVVGVTVFLTVLVSTAATPGKPIYTYFLERGGVPTEHGQWLLEWGGGSNIVNVILVDFRAFDTMGEISVVAMAALSIITMIAMRQRGETQ
- a CDS encoding MnhB domain-containing protein, with product MSGESTPTTTDAETAVPQVTDGDTTVIARTVVRIVVPIILLVAIALLLQGHNQPGGGFIAGVLTTTGIALVYIIYGLHYVEDNLLSGTILPRSFPLDVGDTGSESSASITKEFGEVFTIGLIIAAGGGVAAMALGYPFLTQAVVFLEHLPIYGEVEIASALVFDLGVYVVVVGGLLTILAVVGNE
- a CDS encoding sodium:proton antiporter → MIETLLSASGGATSGGEPQIILAVVLGLLFALGTFLILRRDVVRVVWGVSIISQAANVYLVTMGGLRGSVPIVSHGGGGHGTPTDPLVQALVLTAIVIGFGTTAFALVLTLRVYEEHGTIDLSEVSE
- a CDS encoding Na+/H+ antiporter subunit D; protein product: MALAHVVVAPLVITLVTAILTLLTRRYGRLQRAISLLGIGGYVLAVGAIASRVFSIGVLTGASGETTTLTYQLSDWGAPFGISLVADALSAFMLVLAAIVSVAALVFSARYVTEYGQRVAYHSLFHFMLTGVTGAFLTGDIFNLFVWFEVMLMPSYVLVVFYGRSEHTRAALQYTVLNLLGSALMLVSIGGLYATTGTLNMADMSRRLTHASQYGIDPAPVLGLSAILLAVFALKAGIVPFQFWVPAAYKAAPAPISAMLAGVTKKVGVYAIVRLVFTVLGGASLDSALGLGLSGSAFSDFLGPVLFIMAVGSIFVGGLGAVSRNDLDGVLAYSSIGQVGFIVLAIALAAGTDGPIRIVSLIAVLVYSLNHAIAKSLLFLISGVIQESVGSTRFSAVGGLASRRPILAGSFFLGALAMIGIPPLTGFFGKLLVFDSAGRALEAGVPFAELALGAALLGAILTIIYMSRAWSQVFWGSQTEPVAHAYRPTTLVAIVAGFSLLVVVLGVGFDPVYRVAETAANAAMDHAGYVDAVGPEVGQ